The following is a genomic window from Geminicoccaceae bacterium.
AACTCCGTATATTGCTTCTGGATGAAGGCAACGGAATCCTTGGTATTCATCTGCACCGGTATGGATCCAAGTCCCTTCAGGGTGCTGACGAAATCGTCGTCGTTGCCAATTTCCGCCAGCCAGTTGTTCCAGGCATCGTAAACCTCATCGGAGATATCCTTCGGTCCGGCAATACCGCTCCATCCGACGAGGACTTCCAGTTCGGGATGACCGAGTTCAGCCGCTGTCGGCGCATCGACACCGTCAAGGCGATCATGGGTCGTCACCATCAGGGGCGTCAGTGCCCCATTCTGGATATGCCCCATCAACGCGGACGAATTGGTGCAGATGAATGTTGCGTTACCGGCAACCACTGCTGTCGCGGCCTCCCCGCCTCCCCGGAACGGCAGATGCGTCACCGCTTCGGCGACATTGTCGACACCGAAGGCATCAATCACCAGCGCACCGGCAATATGCAGGAGCGATCCGACGCCCGACGAACTGTAGGTAACCTCACCCGGATTGGCCCTCACCCTCTCGATCAGGGCGTCCATGCTGTCGATGCCGCTGTCAGGACTGGTGGCGCAGATCACGGGGTTGAGTTCGAATACGGAAACATACCTGAAATCGTCGATCGAATAGGGCAGATTCGCCTTCATGGCGGGATTGACGGTGTGGGAACCGACCCGGGCGACGATCATCGTGTAACCATCGGGATCGGCACTCTTCACCGATGCCGTCCCGGTCGCTCCGCCGGCACCCGTGCGATTGACGACCAGAATCGGTTGCGGAATATATTTGGGTGCGACGGCAGCCATGTTGCGAGCAGCAATGTCGGTGGCCCCTCCAGCGCCATAGGCAACAACCAGGGTAATCGGCCGGTCAGGATATTCGGCTTTCGCGGCGAACGCGTTCAAGCCGATCACAGCCGCAGCCAAGGCGCCAAGAGTTCTTTTCAGCATGCTTCGTTCTCTCCCTAACTTTTTTGCCTGCTCCCTGGATGTCAATGTTGCTCCGTTGTGCTGATTCGGCAACCGATCTTTTTCCCGGGAAGGGGCAAGGAACCCCAAACCTAGACGATGCGTATTCCCAGCAGATAGAGCATCAGGGGCATGGTGAACATGCACGCGGCCGTCTGGAAGGAGATGATCGCCGCCATGGTTTCGCCATCTCCGCCAAGTTGTCGTGCAAGAATATATGCTCCAGCGGCTGTCGGGGCCGTGTGCAGAAGGACGGCAGTGGCCGTGGTGGTGGCCGCAGCATCCAGCGCATGCGCGAGCAGAGCCGCAAGGAGGGGCAACAGTGCCAGTTTCGCCAGGCTGATCCCAAAGATACCCATCCGGGCACGAGGCATGTTTCCCAGACGCAACCCGGCACCGACCGCCAGCAGGGCCAGTCCCAGCACGCCATTCCCGAGGAGGCGCAGCGCGCCTTCCAGCGGCCCGTCGAGTCCGATACCCGACAGGCTGAGACCGGTCCCGGCCAACGCGGCCATCACCAGGGGATTTTTGACCAATGTCACCAGACTGCATTTCCAGCCTGGCCTCGTCGCATGGTCGCCATGACGGGTCAACGCGAAGACACTGAGCGCGGTGGCAGGCAGGATATTCATGACCGTCGCCATGGCCAGCAGGCCGCCGAGATCGAGGTTGGCCGTCTCGGCGATGGCGAATGGAATGAAGAAATTGTTGCGGATCGTCCCTTGCAGAAGGGAGGTGAATGTCACCCCGGAGATGCCGCCAAGCACGAAGCAGAGCGGCCTGCGCAACAAGAGCATGGCCACACCGGTGCTGCTGA
Proteins encoded in this region:
- a CDS encoding tripartite tricarboxylate transporter substrate binding protein; this translates as MLKRTLGALAAAVIGLNAFAAKAEYPDRPITLVVAYGAGGATDIAARNMAAVAPKYIPQPILVVNRTGAGGATGTASVKSADPDGYTMIVARVGSHTVNPAMKANLPYSIDDFRYVSVFELNPVICATSPDSGIDSMDALIERVRANPGEVTYSSSGVGSLLHIAGALVIDAFGVDNVAEAVTHLPFRGGGEAATAVVAGNATFICTNSSALMGHIQNGALTPLMVTTHDRLDGVDAPTAAELGHPELEVLVGWSGIAGPKDISDEVYDAWNNWLAEIGNDDDFVSTLKGLGSIPVQMNTKDSVAFIQKQYTEFKQLVDKLGLQVE
- a CDS encoding AEC family transporter — encoded protein: MFDAIAPLILLIALGVILGRSGFLDEERRRVVDALLFHLLMPAFILARLGSASLDMTVLADLLVLVTGLVSSTGVAMLLLRRPLCFVLGGISGVTFTSLLQGTIRNNFFIPFAIAETANLDLGGLLAMATVMNILPATALSVFALTRHGDHATRPGWKCSLVTLVKNPLVMAALAGTGLSLSGIGLDGPLEGALRLLGNGVLGLALLAVGAGLRLGNMPRARMGIFGISLAKLALLPLLAALLAHALDAAATTTATAVLLHTAPTAAGAYILARQLGGDGETMAAIISFQTAACMFTMPLMLYLLGIRIV